GGATCTACTAGATCTGACTGCTCTTCATATAACTCATACTGTTCTAATACATAGCCGTAGTTCGGACCCAAAAATCCTTGCCAAGGCTCCCCTCTATTCGACGTTTCGTTACCCATGATAAAACCCCCAACGAGTTATAATAATTGTCGTACTCAACAATCTTTCCATTTTGAATGTCGATTACCTTATCGTCTGACATCTTTACAACGAGTGATAAATCTCACTGCGTGTGTATCTGATATCTGCTTATATTTTACCACTCTTTTACTCGTCAATCAAAATGAAATCGCTATATTTCTTTAATTTTTTTTACTTTTTTAATAGTCTTACTACTTTTTGAAAGCGTTTTATAAGTAAAGCTGATTAAAGGTCGAATCAGGTGTTAATTAATTGTTATTGACCTAGCTTTTGGCAAAATTAAATTGCTTAAAATATATTTTATGACTATTTAAAAAAAGAAGCAGTGTTTTGCTTCTTTTTTTAAAACTCATCTACGATTTTTTCAACGTCTTTAAAATAACCATCATCTACTTCTGTAAGCTTGCTGCTTTTCGCCGCTTCGAGTAAATGAGTGAACCAAGTTAGTTCTACTTTCAAATGCATAATCGTGCGCATAATGATCGACAGATTTGCAATGGAATGATCGACCTTTTTAACTTGGTACAAATTTTGCATTTTTTCTAAATAAGCTGCCGTTTCCTCAATCTTTTTTTCTAAAGCAGAAGCCACTTTTTTTTGATCCACGTAAGAAGTAAATGAAAGAGCAGCATAAACAGGTCTATGCATATGCTCTTTTTTTAACAGCTGTTCAAAATAAAGGCGTTCAAATTCTTCTCTTCCTGCATCCGTGATAGAATAAACGGTCTTTTCAGGTCTGTTCGTCTCTCGAATCACATCGACTACTTTCACCAACTGATCTTTTTCGAGCGTATCAAAAGCGTAATATAAAGAACCGCTTGCAAGTTTAATATAGTGCTTCATTTGTCTTTCATTAATGGTTTGCTGAATTTCATAAGGGTGCTTATTTCCTTCCATTAATAAGCCCAGTATGACTAATTTAACACTCATAACACCTTTCACCTCTTGACATGCATCTTATTTAGTAAAAAAAGCACGAATAAATTCGTGCCTTTTCTATTTTTGAGCTGCCGGTTCCTTAGCTTCTACCCGCTTTTTAGGGGGAACTTCCACTCGTTCATTTCCCATTAAAAAGACAGTAATAATAGCTACTGCAATTGGAATAAGAGCAAGCATAAATGCATACGTGATCGATGTAGACATAGCATCAACAATCTTATCTAATATTTGAGGCGGAATGCTGTTTCGGGCACTTGATTGAAAAACTGCACTCGGATCTCCTATTTGAGAAAATGCTCCTTGTGATCCATTTCCCATACCTTGAAAATTGCGCTGCAGCTCATTTGTAAATGTATTGCTTTGAATCGTTCCAAAAATCGTAACTCCCAGCGTCATTCCTAAAGAACGAGCAAATGAGTTTGTTGAGTTGGCAGAACCTCTAAACTGTGGATCTAGCTTATGAGTTGACGACGTTGGTAAAAGAGAAAAGCTAAACCCTACGCCAAATCCAGTCAAAATCATAAATACCGTGAGCATCCAACGAGGTGTATCAGGTTCCATTGTTCCTAACAAGAACATTCCTACTGCAAATGAAAAAACGGACATAATCATCAAGTTTCGGAAGCTTGTTTTTGTGAGAAAAATCCCGCCGATCGCACTTCCTGCTACTGAGCCTAACATCATCGGAGTTAAAATTAAACCTGCATTTGTAGCAGAACCTCCGTAGACAGCTTGAACGAAAATAGGAATAAATACCGTTAAAATAATAAACGTTGCTCCGTATAAGAAAGCGAGAATCTGTGATGTTGCAAATAAACGGCGCTTGAACATCCAAAATGAAATAATCGGCTCTTGCGCGCGCTTTTCCACAAAAAAGAAGAGTGACAGCGCCACAGCAAAGATAGCAAAAAGAGATAAAATTTGCGGAGAAGACCACTCATACTCTTTTCCTCCAAGTTCAAGAGCAAACATTAAACTTACTACTGAAATGACAAGAGTGGCTGCACCAGCCCAGTCAATTTTTTGCTTTTTATGACTTTTTGACTCTTTATAAAAGCGCATAATAAAAAATAACGATAAAAGTCCAATTGGCACGTTCACGTAAAACACCCAGTGCCAGCTGATGTATTCCGTAATGTAAGCACCGAGAAGTGGACCAAATACGCTTGCTGAGCCAAAAACGGCACCTAATAATCCCGTCATTTTCCCGCGTTTTTCAGGAGGGAAAATATCAAATACGATGGTAAAAGCAATCGGAAGAAGCGCTCCTCCTCCAATTCCTTGAATCGCTCGGTAAATACTTAGCTGCACAATGCTTTGTGCTAAACCACACAATGCGGATCCAAGTAAGAATACGGTTAACCCAAAAATAAAAAACCGTTTACGGCCGTACATATCAGATAGTTTACCAAATATCGGCATACCTGCCATCACGGCAACCATATAAGCGGACGTAACCCAAACAAACTTATCTAATCCGCCTAGATCAGAAATGATTTTCCCCATAGCCGTCGCTACGATGGTATTATCCATGGCTGACATAAAAATACCGAGCAGCAATCCTGCTACGATAAAACGAATATGTTTTTCTGATGAAACCATTTCAGTTCCTCCTTTCGCGTCATCTTTTTGATGAACAGAAATGATAGCTACTTAAATTATTATATTCAAATTTGAGTATTTTACAATCTTAAATGTGCTATTTTTTAGAAATAAACATAACAAAAGCGTAATGGATTCATTACGCTTTTACTGTGAGCTGAGGTTCTAATTCGATCTCTACATTTCCTTGAATGGCTCTTGAAATCATACAGGACGTTTCTGCTTTTTTTATAAGTCGATTGATTTTCTCTTCTTGGGCCGCAAATTTAGGTGTGACGATCACGTGAGGTTTATGAATGATTTTTTCGTACGTAAACACACCATTCGTTACGTCCACGATAGCTTCTGATTCCATCGTTAAAGCCTCCTGATGGATTCCACTTCTTTCTAGCATCGCTGCAAGCGTGATAATGTAGCAGGTGGCTGCTGCTCCTAGCAGCATTTCATCTGGATTTGTCCCGGCTCCTGGCCCGTCCATTTCTGGTGGAATAGAAATGCTTGTTTTTAATTGCCCTGCTTCAATTGTTCCCACTTCATTTCGGCCTCCTGGCCAATTCGCTTGCAAATGAAAGTGATGTTTTGCCATAGTGTATCCTTCTTTCTTCTATATAATGATGTATACTTAGCGTACCTTTTTTGCTCATAAAATAAAAATGTTCTGCTTGTAACAGCAAAAAGACTGCTAAACGTGCAGTCTTTGTTGTTCTCTAACTTAAAGGTACTTTCTTTTCGCTTTCAACGACAGTTTTGATTAATGAAGGCAGCCAGTCCTGCAGGTTCGTAAATGAATATCCCCAAAAGCTAGCTTTTTCATTGCTCATCGTCCAAGAATGATCTACTCCGTACGGAGAACTATTTTCATCCGTTAAACGAGAGGTTGTTCTTGCTGTTTTATCCGCTGCTTGTTCAATATATGAAAATAAATTTTTGA
The genomic region above belongs to Priestia megaterium and contains:
- a CDS encoding PadR family transcriptional regulator, with amino-acid sequence MSVKLVILGLLMEGNKHPYEIQQTINERQMKHYIKLASGSLYYAFDTLEKDQLVKVVDVIRETNRPEKTVYSITDAGREEFERLYFEQLLKKEHMHRPVYAALSFTSYVDQKKVASALEKKIEETAAYLEKMQNLYQVKKVDHSIANLSIIMRTIMHLKVELTWFTHLLEAAKSSKLTEVDDGYFKDVEKIVDEF
- a CDS encoding MDR family MFS transporter, whose protein sequence is MVSSEKHIRFIVAGLLLGIFMSAMDNTIVATAMGKIISDLGGLDKFVWVTSAYMVAVMAGMPIFGKLSDMYGRKRFFIFGLTVFLLGSALCGLAQSIVQLSIYRAIQGIGGGALLPIAFTIVFDIFPPEKRGKMTGLLGAVFGSASVFGPLLGAYITEYISWHWVFYVNVPIGLLSLFFIMRFYKESKSHKKQKIDWAGAATLVISVVSLMFALELGGKEYEWSSPQILSLFAIFAVALSLFFFVEKRAQEPIISFWMFKRRLFATSQILAFLYGATFIILTVFIPIFVQAVYGGSATNAGLILTPMMLGSVAGSAIGGIFLTKTSFRNLMIMSVFSFAVGMFLLGTMEPDTPRWMLTVFMILTGFGVGFSFSLLPTSSTHKLDPQFRGSANSTNSFARSLGMTLGVTIFGTIQSNTFTNELQRNFQGMGNGSQGAFSQIGDPSAVFQSSARNSIPPQILDKIVDAMSTSITYAFMLALIPIAVAIITVFLMGNERVEVPPKKRVEAKEPAAQK
- a CDS encoding OsmC family protein, with product MAKHHFHLQANWPGGRNEVGTIEAGQLKTSISIPPEMDGPGAGTNPDEMLLGAAATCYIITLAAMLERSGIHQEALTMESEAIVDVTNGVFTYEKIIHKPHVIVTPKFAAQEEKINRLIKKAETSCMISRAIQGNVEIELEPQLTVKA